A genomic window from Candidatus Eisenbacteria bacterium includes:
- a CDS encoding glycosyltransferase family 39 protein: MPLPASEGVSRDLSRPLLLLVTLALFLALVLPRLTSRGMFFDGITYAAIARNSAAGAGSFWNPHYTDTIYSSFHEHPPLAFWMQSIAFRVFGDSPYVESFYGLATGLVVLFLMMRLWAALGGGERAGGWFPALLFAVFPLTSWILASNMLENTMTVFTTAAVLAVCRAAFAGSRAGRIVGGAVAGLLVAAAFLSKGPVGVFPIVAPFLCVLALPRARPSAGLAVFAGLFLALLVVAGALYAAPEARDSLGIYLEKQVLASVKGERGSGSTFTFKTLKALIADGMVPLALAAIVAFAHRRSAPVRRDRRALFMLLVGLSASLPFFIGPRQSRYYLYPSIPFYMLALAFLFAGAAGALEERLRRSAAARGVAATLAALLFAGAVAGAVAERGAVRKYGDFHEDFTVQKPAVPPGEVYSVLPPDLRHEWPFVANMARCFRASLTDEPGHRYLIRRLDAAEPAPVGYRRIHPPAPRRYEVYERDERTPAPVRASRSRR; the protein is encoded by the coding sequence ATGCCTCTCCCCGCGTCCGAAGGCGTTTCGCGCGATCTATCGCGCCCGCTCCTTCTCCTCGTCACTCTCGCTCTCTTTCTGGCGCTCGTCCTGCCGCGGCTGACGAGCCGGGGAATGTTTTTCGACGGGATCACCTACGCGGCCATCGCCCGCAACTCGGCGGCCGGCGCCGGCTCTTTTTGGAATCCGCACTACACGGACACGATCTACTCTTCCTTTCACGAGCACCCGCCCCTCGCGTTCTGGATGCAGTCGATCGCTTTCCGGGTGTTCGGCGATTCTCCTTACGTCGAATCCTTTTATGGATTAGCCACTGGACTCGTCGTTCTTTTCTTGATGATGCGCCTCTGGGCGGCGCTCGGGGGAGGCGAGAGAGCGGGCGGTTGGTTCCCCGCGCTTCTCTTCGCCGTGTTTCCGCTCACGTCGTGGATCCTGGCGAGCAACATGCTCGAAAACACGATGACCGTCTTCACCACCGCCGCCGTGCTCGCCGTCTGTCGGGCCGCCTTCGCCGGGTCGCGGGCCGGAAGGATCGTCGGCGGCGCGGTCGCCGGGCTGCTGGTCGCGGCCGCCTTTCTATCCAAGGGGCCGGTCGGCGTCTTTCCGATCGTCGCGCCGTTCCTCTGCGTCTTGGCCCTTCCGCGGGCGCGTCCCTCCGCCGGCCTCGCCGTCTTCGCCGGACTTTTCCTCGCCCTTCTCGTCGTCGCGGGGGCGCTTTACGCGGCGCCGGAGGCGCGGGATTCCCTCGGCATTTATCTCGAGAAACAGGTGTTGGCGAGCGTGAAGGGGGAGAGGGGGAGCGGGAGCACCTTCACATTCAAGACGTTGAAGGCGCTGATCGCGGACGGGATGGTTCCTCTCGCGCTCGCGGCGATCGTCGCCTTCGCGCACCGGCGGAGTGCCCCGGTTCGCCGGGACCGGCGCGCCCTCTTCATGCTCCTCGTCGGGCTCTCGGCCAGCCTCCCTTTCTTCATCGGTCCGCGGCAGTCCCGTTACTACCTCTATCCGAGTATTCCCTTCTACATGCTCGCCCTCGCCTTTCTTTTCGCCGGCGCCGCGGGGGCGCTCGAGGAGAGGCTGCGGCGGAGCGCCGCGGCGCGCGGCGTCGCGGCGACGCTGGCGGCGCTCCTTTTCGCCGGCGCCGTCGCGGGCGCGGTCGCGGAGAGGGGCGCGGTGCGAAAATACGGGGATTTTCACGAAGACTTCACGGTCCAAAAACCGGCGGTTCCGCCGGGAGAAGTCTACTCCGTGCTTCCGCCGGATCTGCGGCACGAGTGGCCCTTCGTCGCGAACATGGCTCGCTGTTTCCGCGCGAGCCTGACCGACGAGCCCGGACACCGCTATTTGATCCGCCGCTTGGACGCGGCGGAGCCGGCGCCGGTCGGGTATCGCCGGATCCATCCGCCCGCGCCGCGCCGCTACGAGGTTTACGAGCGGGACGAGAGGACGCCGGCACCGGTCCGGGCGTCCCGTTCCCGCCGATGA
- a CDS encoding FKBP-type peptidyl-prolyl cis-trans isomerase translates to MSVCAAFLVIALSFVAGCGGGGEADKTSEAAAEKSEAAAEKAAPPAGEKEALPEGPEYIAELLDVDLSAKVEGEKGLSWIVREEGTGPVPQKGQRIRAHYTGYLMNGTKFDSSVDRGQPFETEIGIGRVIQGWDMAFTSMKVGEKRVLFIPAPLAYGPRGAGGVIPPNADLVFDVELIGIVQ, encoded by the coding sequence ATGAGCGTTTGCGCGGCGTTTCTCGTGATCGCCCTTTCGTTCGTCGCCGGTTGCGGCGGGGGAGGAGAGGCGGACAAAACGTCGGAGGCGGCCGCGGAGAAGAGCGAGGCGGCGGCGGAGAAAGCGGCGCCCCCGGCCGGGGAGAAGGAAGCGCTCCCGGAGGGACCGGAGTACATCGCCGAGCTTCTGGACGTCGACCTCTCCGCCAAGGTGGAAGGAGAGAAAGGGCTCTCTTGGATCGTGCGCGAGGAGGGGACAGGCCCGGTTCCGCAGAAGGGACAGAGAATCCGGGCGCACTACACCGGGTACCTGATGAACGGCACCAAGTTCGACTCCAGCGTCGATCGCGGGCAGCCCTTTGAGACCGAGATCGGCATCGGCCGCGTGATCCAGGGATGGGACATGGCCTTCACCAGCATGAAGGTGGGCGAGAAGCGGGTCCTCTTCATCCCCGCCCCGCTCGCCTATGGTCCCCGAGGCGCGGGCGGCGTCATTCCGCCGAACGCGGACCTCGTTTTCGACGTGGAGCTGATCGGTATCGTCCAGTAG
- a CDS encoding lipopolysaccharide biosynthesis protein, producing MSGSGHFDTSAVRADLRGKSVRSGAAMLAAQGGKAAFGLASAMALARLLTPDDFGRVALVVVSLSFLTIFRDLGLPEATVRFEAIDDEQVSTLFWMNLALALLIFVPAAFLGPFFSRVFRTPGLNGITAALAALCIVYVLSLHHTAILRRRMRFVVLAGIQVAVTIVASIVGIIAAWKGMGVWALVLQRFTNGLVETAAVWIFCSWRPRLLFRFGAIRGMIRFGAFYTLSAALYYVSRRADRLLLGRFSSAGAVGLYEKSYEWLLLPAGNITVPIGKVALPGLCRLQDDPARFRSYFRRAALLVLTITVPLILFLAVDAPRFVLFLLGGQWIDAVPVFRFLLAVALTADWVILLGWVYIALGRTDREFRFWAVAAAVLVAAFRIGAPHGPAALAASFSAAQLLLAVPSVFYCFHGTPLRAGDFFGVFARPTIRAAAAAAALLLFRRFVAFDAPPAIDLAAGAALFFGVYWGAWAATKPGRETLRADFRLLRELRSPAPPSPSPPDAVD from the coding sequence TTGAGCGGGAGCGGGCATTTCGACACCTCGGCGGTTCGGGCGGACCTGAGGGGGAAGTCGGTCCGCTCCGGCGCGGCGATGCTGGCGGCGCAAGGGGGGAAGGCGGCGTTCGGCCTCGCCTCGGCGATGGCGCTCGCCCGTCTCCTCACGCCGGACGACTTCGGCCGCGTCGCCCTCGTGGTGGTCTCCCTCTCCTTTCTCACCATCTTCCGCGACCTCGGGCTTCCCGAAGCGACGGTCCGCTTCGAAGCCATCGACGACGAGCAGGTTTCCACCCTTTTCTGGATGAACCTGGCGCTCGCCCTCTTGATCTTCGTCCCCGCGGCCTTCCTCGGACCGTTCTTCTCGCGCGTCTTCCGCACGCCCGGTTTGAACGGGATCACCGCCGCGCTGGCCGCCCTCTGTATAGTCTATGTGCTCAGTCTCCACCATACGGCGATCCTCCGGAGGAGGATGCGATTCGTCGTCCTCGCCGGAATCCAGGTGGCCGTGACCATCGTCGCCTCCATCGTCGGGATCATCGCGGCGTGGAAGGGGATGGGGGTCTGGGCTCTCGTCCTGCAGCGCTTCACCAACGGACTCGTCGAAACCGCGGCCGTGTGGATCTTCTGCTCCTGGAGGCCGCGCCTCCTCTTCCGCTTCGGGGCGATCCGCGGGATGATCCGGTTCGGCGCCTTTTATACGCTCTCCGCGGCGCTTTACTACGTTTCCCGCCGCGCGGACCGGCTTCTTCTGGGGCGGTTCTCCTCCGCCGGCGCGGTCGGCCTCTATGAAAAATCCTACGAGTGGCTTCTGCTGCCGGCGGGGAACATCACCGTCCCGATCGGCAAGGTCGCCCTGCCGGGACTGTGCCGCCTCCAGGATGATCCGGCGCGTTTCCGCTCTTACTTCCGGCGGGCGGCGCTCCTCGTTCTCACGATCACCGTTCCCCTCATTCTCTTCCTCGCCGTCGACGCCCCCCGGTTCGTCCTTTTCCTGCTGGGCGGGCAGTGGATCGACGCGGTTCCCGTTTTCCGTTTCCTCCTCGCCGTAGCCCTCACCGCCGACTGGGTCATTCTTCTCGGCTGGGTCTACATCGCCCTCGGGCGCACGGACCGGGAGTTCCGTTTCTGGGCGGTCGCCGCCGCGGTGCTGGTCGCCGCCTTCCGGATCGGCGCACCCCACGGTCCGGCCGCCCTCGCCGCCTCCTTCAGCGCCGCCCAGCTCCTCCTCGCCGTTCCGTCGGTGTTCTACTGTTTCCATGGCACCCCCCTTCGCGCCGGGGACTTTTTCGGCGTTTTCGCGCGCCCGACGATCCGGGCTGCGGCGGCAGCGGCGGCGCTTCTCCTCTTCCGGCGATTCGTCGCCTTCGACGCCCCCCCGGCGATCGACCTCGCCGCCGGCGCCGCGCTCTTCTTCGGTGTCTATTGGGGCGCCTGGGCGGCGACCAAACCCGGCAGGGAAACGCTCCGCGCGGATTTCCGGCTCCTCCGGGAACTGCGATCCCCCGCGCCGCCGTCCCCTTCCCCGCCGGACGCCGTCGACTAG
- a CDS encoding glycosyltransferase, giving the protein MRDPLTGPAEGRDERPAALFFLPTLEAGGAERVCLHHVNGLRRFRPIVLVQHLRGDLLDELDPGVPVHVIGDHGRGPAPRKRTRGRLRRALRRRRRRAVVRFRRFKRRLCLADSRLRARTKERCGPRTTRLIEEAERVFRASGWRLRAGFVFFFVGWTGASRGRSRDGRAAAQQGWSALPLCVCFLLKQARLLARFAREERCVLVVSILPFTNGIAILAKLLFHRRLRVLIHVHSMKSRLIREETPPHERFLIRLVVKHLYGRADRIVAASEGIRRDLVERFGVPDGKIRVVPNPIDRERLLALAAETPEENIFGNGRPVVAAVGRLVRVKGFDILLRAFALLPEGIGARLVLVGDGAERPLLEKIAEEEGIAGRVLFAGFRANPWAYMARARCLVLSSRTEGLPLVLGEAIALGVPVVAADCSPGVREFVPDENHGLLAPPEDPAALAVALERMLADGALRERVAARADERVRPYEPARVRAVFEREMEEASGR; this is encoded by the coding sequence GTGCGTGATCCTCTGACGGGTCCGGCGGAGGGGCGGGACGAACGCCCGGCGGCGCTTTTCTTTCTCCCCACCCTCGAGGCGGGAGGAGCGGAGCGGGTTTGCCTGCACCACGTGAACGGTCTCCGGCGTTTCCGCCCGATCGTTCTGGTGCAGCACCTGCGCGGCGATCTCCTCGACGAACTGGACCCGGGCGTGCCGGTCCACGTCATCGGCGACCACGGAAGAGGCCCGGCTCCCCGGAAGAGGACCCGGGGCCGTCTGCGCCGCGCCCTCCGCAGGCGTCGCAGGCGAGCCGTCGTTCGATTCCGCCGTTTTAAGAGGAGGCTGTGCCTCGCCGACTCTCGACTCCGGGCGCGGACGAAGGAACGGTGCGGCCCGCGGACGACACGATTGATCGAGGAGGCGGAACGCGTCTTTCGCGCCTCGGGCTGGCGCCTCCGCGCCGGTTTTGTTTTTTTCTTCGTGGGGTGGACCGGCGCCTCCCGCGGGAGGAGTCGGGACGGGCGCGCTGCCGCGCAACAGGGATGGTCGGCGCTCCCTCTCTGCGTCTGCTTTCTGCTCAAACAGGCGCGTCTGCTCGCCCGTTTCGCCCGGGAGGAGCGGTGCGTTCTCGTCGTCTCCATCCTCCCCTTCACCAACGGGATCGCGATCCTGGCCAAACTGCTCTTCCATCGGCGGCTGCGCGTTTTGATTCACGTACATAGCATGAAGAGCCGCTTGATTCGGGAGGAGACGCCCCCGCATGAGCGTTTTCTGATTCGCCTGGTCGTGAAGCACTTGTATGGGAGGGCGGACCGCATCGTCGCCGCCTCCGAGGGTATCCGGCGCGACCTGGTCGAGCGGTTCGGCGTGCCGGACGGGAAGATCCGCGTCGTGCCGAATCCGATCGATCGGGAGCGGTTGCTCGCCCTGGCCGCCGAAACGCCGGAAGAGAACATTTTCGGAAACGGGCGCCCGGTGGTCGCCGCGGTTGGGCGGCTGGTCCGGGTCAAGGGCTTCGACATTCTGCTGCGCGCATTCGCGCTCCTCCCCGAGGGGATCGGCGCGCGTCTTGTTCTGGTCGGCGACGGCGCGGAGCGCCCCCTCCTGGAGAAGATCGCCGAAGAGGAGGGAATCGCGGGCCGGGTCCTCTTCGCCGGTTTTCGAGCCAACCCCTGGGCGTACATGGCTCGGGCGCGATGCCTGGTCCTCTCCAGCCGCACCGAGGGGCTCCCCCTCGTGCTCGGCGAGGCGATCGCCCTCGGCGTGCCGGTGGTGGCCGCGGACTGCTCGCCCGGAGTACGGGAGTTCGTGCCCGACGAGAACCACGGGCTTCTGGCGCCGCCGGAGGATCCCGCGGCGCTCGCCGTCGCTCTGGAGAGAATGCTCGCGGACGGCGCGCTCCGGGAGAGGGTCGCCGCGCGCGCGGACGAGAGGGTGCGGCCTTACGAACCGGCGCGGGTGCGGGCCGTCTTCGAGAGGGAGATGGAGGAGGCGTCGGGACGATGA